The Vanacampus margaritifer isolate UIUO_Vmar chromosome 16, RoL_Vmar_1.0, whole genome shotgun sequence genome includes the window GTATGCGTTGCGCGTGCGTAGTCGTTGTTTTTGCTATCAAGTCAAGATGGCGGATCTGCTAGGTTCAATATTAAACTCGATGGAAAAACCTCCAACAGTCGGCGACCAGGAAAGCCGACGAAAGGCTCGAGGTAGAACAATATATTAGCTATTGTAACACCTCAACATGCGTTTTTCCTTTGAAACGGTACACAATGATGTGATACACGACTGAGAAAAATAGGGAAAGGGCAAACGAGGTTGTTTCTGGTGCTGCTATAAGCCGGTTTGGCCATCGATTTGCACGGTTAGAAATAGTAACGATCTAGCCAAAGACACCGCCCACGATCTCGTCGTTATTATCAGGTTCCACAGGTCGGGCCCACGGGTAGATGCATTATTTTGGGCACAACACACACCGGCTAATAGCTCTATGCGCATGCCCAATGTTGGTTGTGGACGCATTCGTAGAAATGTGATTGGTCcctacgttaaaaaaaatatgtgacgTCGCGTTTACGCCATCACTTGTTACTCTGAGATTTCTTGTACTCTCTTTTTGCAATATTTGCCTTACGCGTCCAGAAAGCCTGCGATAGATATACTAAATGAATACATACTTACAACATGTCTTATTCTATCTATTTGCGATTGATGTCACAAAAGAAGTTCAATCTTTGTAATATTGGTTAATTCAGTTGACATACTAATAAGTTTATCCATTTGTTGGCAAAGTTTTACTTTCACTAGACAAGGTTAACATAAACATGATCAAGATTATGCGACCTGAACTTTTGCTACGTTTGCAGAGCAAGCAGCGAGGCTCAAGAAGatggaagaagaggagaaaagaaagaaagcagcgTTCAGGAAAAAGGTGTGTACTTGATCTGAGCGATATTGCTTTCAGACATTGTAAACTTGCATGCAAAGTGATGCAAAACTGCTTCTTTCACTGTTTAGATGGAGAAAGAAGTGTCAGATTTCATCCAAGACAGTACACAACAGAAGCGAAAATATAATCCAATGGGGAAGATTGAGCGAAGTATATTGTaaggtttattaaaaattacaaatgtGCAAGTGAAATGAGTTTTTGAAGAGGTTTAAATACCCAACAATAAGGGTTCTGCTTACAGGCACGATGTCGCTGAAGTGGCTGGTTtgacttctttttcttttggtgaGGATGAAGAGAGCCGTTACGTCATGTTGTTCAAGAAGGTTGGAAAATATGCTTTTTAATTGATATTGACATAAATACGTGGCAGCATAATTAGATTTTACTGTTGTGCTCTTGTAGGAGTTTGCTCCATCTGACGAGGAGCTGGAGGCTTATCGCAAAGGAGAGGAGTGGGATCCGCAGTTGGCGGAGCAGCGACGCAAGCTCAAAGTAAGACCGGAGGATTGAAACATCTAATAGAGGAGCTGTATaaaaaaattcatacatttatttctGGACTACTATAGGAGCAGGCGGCTCTGGAAGAAGAAGCGTCCCGGCAGAGCAGCAAGTCGGAGGTGTGTCCCAATTCCAACTACAGAGACAAGTACAGCCATCTGATTGGCACCTCCGCAGCCAAAGATGCAGCACACACACTAGAAGCCAACCAGGCATATGGATGTGGTGAGCGTAGCTAATTTCACCACGTAACACACACACTCCAGAATTCTCCTTGACATCCTTTCCCTGTCGTTTACCTCCCTACCAGTGCCGGTGGCCAACAAAAGGGACACCCGCTCCATAGAAGAAGCCATGAACGCAATCCGAGCAAAGAAACGGCAAAAGTTAGAAGACTACACGGGAGCACACGGCAGCACTTCCTGAGTCGCTCTGCGTGATCTCGCTTGCATGTAGATATGCAATTTGGTCCCTGACTAAATATGCGATATTCTGTACTGCAGAGACTTTATATATGGCAGTTGGATGTTCTACTCTGATCCTGGTTGTACAGAAGATACTCAGGATTTCTGAGTTTCTAACATTTTGTCAGCTAATAACTTCTCAGTCATTGAGCCATCGACAGTATAAGGAACATGCTTGTGTTAAAATACGACGCCCCCAAGTGTTATCTACACTACTGAATAGGAtatataaatgtacatttttagtGTTGAAAGTGTTGAAATCTCACTACCAAGGTTTTTAAAGGTCATACTGTACATCAAGTAGGCCTATGTCATCGATCCCTCCCCCTCTATTAGCATTTTTACAAGTCAACATCTTTAAAGACTTTTTAAGATTAAAACAGGCTTTAAAACTCTTTAAGAAATACAAATGTCCACTTCTTAAGCACCAGGGATTTATTTTCCTCATCTGTATAATGAGGGATTTATTTTCCTCATCTCCATGATGTCATGTCAATTCATAGGTTacaatgatttgatttttcTTTGGTCGCtgatacttttttccccttttttttttagacaaagtttttttgggtttgtttttaaaaatgctgtTGCATCACCCCATATGAaatgtataaaatgtaaaataagacTTCAagaatttgttgtcatttttacaagGCCACCCAAAAATAGCCAAGTCTGATAGGTGTTAAAAGTTCACTGATTTATTTGGTTTATATCTTTTCCCAAAACAAGGCAACAGATACTACATTAttcaaagaaaaacttttttttttttgttagtttgttgacattgcttttattgtttgcatttgttCAAAGTTTCTGTAATCTTTCATATCAAATAATTGTAAGTAAAGTATTCTTGAACCTTCACTCTTTTACAACTTCACACCCCTGAtaggttttgtttggattttgctACATTGGATCAAGCTGAAACTGAGAAAATACTCAATTTAACTGCAGCTACTTATAGTATTAGCCAACAATTGTACAttataatttatcattttaatttatttttaagcttGTTTAtaatttttagtttattattagTACCGCATAGAATAGGCAGGTGTAGGTTTAGCAGTAATTCAATACAATTCACTTTTCCTAAGCCAATTGGTGAGACTGCATGTCATGATGTTCATTATCCTGCAGGAGGCGCCACTGCTCAACCAAGCAAAACTTTGTTGTGCGCTTTGATTCGTGTAGAAACATACATAGTATTTTACTTCTCGGGCTGTATGACGCACGATTTGGGGATGAAAAAATGAAGTCCTTGTTGGTGTCTTTGATGCTCGTTTGGTGTGCAGATGCTCAGCTGAGAAGCCGCAAAGGTAAGATTAACTTCTCCGCGTAGCCATTCAGTAAGGACGGTCATCCAAAAGGCTGGGAAAAAGATCATCTCGCTGTTCTCCAAGGTTGCATTCAGTTTTGGGTAGATTACTTTGCCACATAAAAGCTGCACTGAGATCTGATggcattcactttttttttcactgctgtccctttgtattttttttttttttttttaaataattagatCACATGAATGGCTGTCTTTGTTTTGTTCCCTTGAGCTCATCCTCTCATTTGTAACCACCGATGCAGGCTCAGAAGTGGTGTGCACCTTTAAAGACAAGACATTCAAGCCAGGAGACAGTTGGCATCCTTTTTTGGAGCCTTTTGGACTAATTTTGTGCATGCGCTGCTCCTGCACTGAGGTACtcaacttttcaaaaataaacgaGAATTATGACTACATGTGACAACTGATGTGGTTTGTTTTTCAGAAAGGCCACGTAAAATGCGGTAAAATTAAGTGTCCTCCTCTGCCGTGTGGCAAACCGGTAGCCGACCCACAGCAGTGTTGTCCAAGATGCACAGGTAAGTCAGCGTTTCCCATCATTATTGAGCCAATTCCTCAAACAAAAACGGTTAGAAAAAGTATGTCTACTGAAATTAGCTTGTTTGTGTCAgtttactcacaaatgtactCAGTTTCAAGCCTGTTTAGCTGAACATAAAGCTGTtgcatgaatggcaacaggtgggtTAATTGtcccttctgccatctagtggaagagcatttaatcaTGTCTTATTTCAACTCGCTTCACAATTAATAGCAATTTGACGAATAGTGAATAAT containing:
- the spag7 gene encoding sperm-associated antigen 7 homolog, encoding MADLLGSILNSMEKPPTVGDQESRRKAREQAARLKKMEEEEKRKKAAFRKKMEKEVSDFIQDSTQQKRKYNPMGKIERSILHDVAEVAGLTSFSFGEDEESRYVMLFKKEFAPSDEELEAYRKGEEWDPQLAEQRRKLKEQAALEEEASRQSSKSEVCPNSNYRDKYSHLIGTSAAKDAAHTLEANQAYGCVPVANKRDTRSIEEAMNAIRAKKRQKLEDYTGAHGSTS